The region CCAGTGGATTGTTGAAGGCTTCGAAAACGGCTTCGTGCGTCTGGAACACGGAGATCACTTGCTGGATTTTCCTGTGCAGTTGCTTCCACAAGTGAAAGTGGGGGATGTGCTGTTTTTGGAACAGGAAGCCGGATGGTTTCGTTTTGTGTTGGATGAACAGTCCACCCGGCAAGCCCAGCAAGAAGCCATCACCGCTCTGGCAGACCTCAATGCAGATGCTCCCGAGGGAGACCTCAAAATATGAACAACAAATTGCCCCCTGTGATGGTGCTCATTTTGAGCCTTCTG is a window of Deinococcus misasensis DSM 22328 DNA encoding:
- a CDS encoding DUF3006 family protein — encoded protein: MTQWIVEGFENGFVRLEHGDHLLDFPVQLLPQVKVGDVLFLEQEAGWFRFVLDEQSTRQAQQEAITALADLNADAPEGDLKI